One genomic region from Cygnus atratus isolate AKBS03 ecotype Queensland, Australia chromosome 18, CAtr_DNAZoo_HiC_assembly, whole genome shotgun sequence encodes:
- the CHAD gene encoding chondroadherin: MNRSGFFLGVLLACLACIVHACPPSCHCHGGDLQHVICDNAGLKKIPKVPEQTRLLNLQKNNFPVLPTNGFRDMKKLVSLHLQGSQIKEISTGAFRGLKSLVYLYLTDNQISVIKPGAFDDLSELTYLYLDQNKIPDLSKGLLSPLVNLFILHLGSNKIQELKPGVFSGAKDLRWLFLSDNSLTSLLPGALEDVENLAVLHLDKNQLSSYPVNAMSKLRVLEELKLSHNPIEVIPDNAFQSFGRYLQTLNLDNMKLKKFADNAFAGVTVLKTAHLENNRLTQLPRNFPFDKLETLTLSRNAWHCSCQLAHLRKWLKGNRTRTEDTCSTPAQYRGQSIRDTPALRACKLPTKRSRKGSRH; encoded by the exons ATGAATCGGTCGGGCTTCTTCCTCGGTGTCCTCCTGGCGTGTCTCGCCTGCATCGTGCACGCATGTCCCCCGAGCTGCCACTGTCACGGCGGAGACCTGCAGCACGTCATCTGTGACAACGCTGGGTTGAAGAAGATCCCCAAGGTGCCCGAGCAAACGCGGCTGCTCAACCTGCAGAAGAATAATTTCCCCGTTCTGCCAACCAACGGTTTCCGGGACATGAAAAAGCTGGTGTCCCTTCACCTCCAGGGCTCGCAGATCAAGGAGATCTCGACGGGAGCCTTCAGGGGGCTCAAGAGCCTGGTCTACCTCTATCTCACCGACAACCAGATCAGTGTCATAAAGCCAGGAGCCTTTGATGACCTGTCTGAGCTCACCTACCTGTACCTGGACCAGAATAAGATCCCAGACTTATCCAAAgggctcctctcccctctcGTCAACCTCTTTATCCTGCACCTAGGCAGCAATAAAATCCAGGAGCTGAAACCAGGGGTCTTCAGCGGTGCTAAAGACCTGCGCTGGCTCTTCCTCTCTGACAACTCCCTCACCAGCCTCCTGCCTGGGGCCCTGGAGGACGTGGAAAACCTCGCTGTGCTCCACCTGGACAAGAACCAGCTGAGCAGCTACCCCGTGAACGCCATGAGTAAGCTCCgagtgctggaggagctgaagcTTTCTCACAACCCCATCGAGGTCATTCCCGACAATGCCTTCCAGTCCTTCGGGCGGTACCTGCAGACTCTCAACCTGGACaacatgaaactgaaaaag TTTGCAGACAACGCATTTGCTGGTGTGACCGTTCTGAAGACCGCTCACCTCGAGAACAACCGGCTCACCCAGCTGCCCCGCAACTTCCCCTTCGACAAGCTGGAGACCCTGACGCTCTCCAGGAACgcctggcactgcagctgccagctggcACATCTGCGCAA GTGGCTGAAGGGCAACCGCACCCGCACGGAGGACACGTGCTCCACGCCCGCGCAGTACCGGGGGCAGTCCATCAGAGACACCCCTGCCCTGCGCGCCTGCAAGCTGCCCACCAAGAGGTCCAGGAAGGGAAGCCGCCATTAA